The following proteins come from a genomic window of Merismopedia glauca CCAP 1448/3:
- a CDS encoding slipin family protein: METPFVIFVIMAVFALSGFKLDKEYERGLILRFGRTKGVMGPGLYWTIPIVDQKTQIDIRTKTVNIEPQETVTADSVTIRVNAVLYYRVIDPMKAITRVESYQSAVYQASLTTLRNVVGQNILDDVLQNRDKINTKVQEIVDEMTEPWGVVIERVEMKDVEIPPGMQRAMAKEAEAIREKRARLIKAAAEQEAAFNLADAARIIAETPAALELRRLQMLTEIGTENNTTTIMMIPSEFMQAAQKIAGMSSNTPHNSGSSISQSKPLDLQDLQLSLDDDLLSQS, translated from the coding sequence ATGGAAACTCCCTTCGTCATTTTCGTAATTATGGCTGTTTTCGCTCTCTCCGGCTTTAAACTTGATAAAGAATACGAGCGCGGTCTAATTTTACGTTTTGGTAGAACTAAAGGAGTGATGGGGCCTGGTCTTTACTGGACGATTCCTATCGTAGATCAAAAAACCCAAATTGATATTCGGACTAAAACCGTAAACATCGAGCCTCAAGAGACAGTTACGGCGGATAGCGTGACAATCCGTGTTAATGCTGTGCTTTATTACCGAGTTATTGACCCCATGAAGGCAATTACTAGGGTAGAAAGTTATCAATCAGCAGTTTATCAAGCTTCTTTAACCACTCTCAGAAATGTCGTCGGTCAAAATATTTTGGATGATGTTTTACAAAACCGAGACAAAATTAATACTAAAGTCCAAGAAATTGTAGACGAAATGACCGAACCTTGGGGAGTGGTAATTGAAAGGGTAGAAATGAAAGATGTCGAAATTCCCCCAGGAATGCAGCGAGCAATGGCAAAAGAGGCTGAAGCGATTCGGGAGAAGCGCGCGCGGCTGATTAAGGCTGCTGCGGAACAGGAAGCGGCTTTTAACCTAGCAGATGCAGCGAGAATTATTGCTGAGACTCCAGCAGCTTTGGAATTGAGAAGGTTGCAAATGTTGACGGAAATTGGAACGGAGAATAATACCACTACGATTATGATGATTCCTTCCGAGTTTATGCAAGCGGCTCAGAAAATTGCGGGAATGTCAAGCAATACTCCTCATAATTCAGGATCTAGCATTTCTCAGTCGAAACCGCTCGATTTACAGGATTTACAGCTATCTTTGGATGACGACCTTTTAAGCCAGTCATAA